From the Candidatus Polarisedimenticolia bacterium genome, one window contains:
- a CDS encoding DUF4321 domain-containing protein → MARTGLQFWHLVVIVILAGMLGTALGDIAGKAFPESAAGRALSAGITIGTGSPWELDLRVLTLTGGIVLRLTILGAAAAIAALVVFFRRV, encoded by the coding sequence GTGGCCCGTACGGGGCTGCAGTTCTGGCACCTGGTGGTCATCGTCATCCTGGCCGGCATGCTCGGCACGGCCCTGGGCGACATAGCCGGCAAGGCCTTCCCCGAGTCGGCGGCGGGCCGCGCGCTGTCCGCCGGGATCACGATCGGGACCGGCTCACCGTGGGAACTGGATCTGCGCGTTCTGACGCTGACCGGTGGCATCGTCCTGAGGCTGACCATCCTCGGCGCCGCGGCCGCGATCGCGGCCCTCGTCGTGTTCTTCC